In Rhodobacteraceae bacterium LMO-JJ12, a single window of DNA contains:
- a CDS encoding phosphoadenosine phosphosulfate reductase has product MQDTPNTSESTLEPAPDPSPDSSLDTSLGDLDKAAWLTGMADIAETRGHFQPLGRRHLAAFIDDGATLLVCFETIQGIRALSDKAQPLGWELTRSHGWSSLTVMSDGDTWFRDPDVYGYFDALIDDGFFEEFDRVIFYGAGPCGYAAAAFSVASPGATVLTIQPQATLDPRITEWDERFTHMRRTSFSDRYGYAPDMLDAAEQAFVIYDPQVELDAMHAALFTRNNVEKYRLRYMGSSIQSELIELNCLLPLLVKAATGQLNTQSFARMMRARRDHPPYLRGLLAVVDRQDRPWFSTMVCRNVLKRLEKAPRFARRLAQLEREAKDGNIRIPPERT; this is encoded by the coding sequence ATGCAGGACACGCCCAACACATCCGAGTCGACTCTTGAACCGGCGCCCGACCCTTCGCCCGATTCGTCGCTCGATACATCTCTGGGCGACCTCGACAAAGCCGCGTGGCTGACTGGCATGGCCGACATCGCCGAAACCCGCGGTCACTTCCAACCCCTGGGGCGCCGCCATCTCGCGGCCTTCATTGATGATGGTGCCACGCTTCTCGTCTGCTTCGAGACGATTCAGGGCATCCGTGCCCTCTCCGACAAGGCCCAACCGCTCGGCTGGGAACTGACCCGCAGTCATGGCTGGTCCAGCCTTACGGTCATGTCCGATGGCGATACCTGGTTTCGCGACCCGGATGTCTACGGCTATTTCGACGCGTTGATCGATGATGGCTTCTTTGAGGAATTCGACCGCGTGATCTTTTATGGCGCGGGCCCCTGCGGCTACGCGGCCGCCGCTTTTTCGGTCGCTTCGCCCGGCGCCACCGTTCTGACGATTCAGCCCCAGGCGACGCTCGATCCGCGCATCACCGAATGGGATGAACGCTTCACCCACATGCGCCGCACCTCGTTTTCCGACCGCTACGGCTATGCGCCCGACATGCTCGATGCTGCCGAACAGGCTTTTGTGATCTATGATCCACAGGTCGAACTTGACGCCATGCATGCCGCGCTCTTCACCCGCAATAATGTCGAAAAATACCGCCTGCGCTACATGGGCTCATCGATTCAGAGCGAGTTGATAGAGCTTAATTGCCTCCTGCCGCTTCTGGTCAAGGCCGCAACGGGCCAGCTCAATACTCAGAGCTTTGCGCGAATGATGCGCGCCCGGCGCGATCACCCGCCCTATCTGCGCGGCCTTCTGGCGGTGGTTGATCGCCAGGATCGCCCTTGGTTTTCCACGATGGTTTGCCGCAACGTGCTTAAACGGCTCGAAAAAGCGCCGCGTTTCGCGCGTCGCCTGGCCCAGCTTGAACGCGAAGCCAAAGACGGCAATATCCGCATCCCGCCCGAGCGGACCTGA
- the pyrC gene encoding dihydroorotase, translated as MTTLTIRRPDDWHLHLRDGAMLRAVLPETARHFARAIIMPNLVPPVVTGAQAEAYRARILAALPDGADFAPLMTLYLTEDTDPEDLAAAHACGLITAVKLYPAGATTNSASGVANFDNVRAVLEKMAEIGCPLCVHGEVTDPAIDIFDREAVFIERVLDPIRRATPGLKVVMEHITTSQGVDYALAGGPDLGATITTHHLMINRNHILVGGIKPHYYCLPVAKRESHRLALRTAATSGNPSFFLGTDSAPHTDPLKENACGCAGCFTATNTMPLLAHVFEEESALDHLEAFASLNGPAFYGLKPNEAKLTLTKSDHPTRFPEKIQSDDGPVTVFNPGVPVHWSAA; from the coding sequence ATGACAACGCTCACCATACGCCGCCCCGACGATTGGCACCTGCATCTGCGCGATGGCGCCATGCTGCGCGCCGTGCTGCCCGAAACCGCCCGGCATTTCGCGCGCGCCATCATCATGCCCAACCTGGTGCCACCGGTGGTTACCGGTGCCCAGGCCGAAGCCTACCGCGCCCGCATCCTCGCCGCCCTGCCCGATGGCGCCGATTTCGCCCCGCTGATGACGCTTTATCTAACGGAAGACACCGACCCCGAAGATCTCGCCGCCGCCCACGCCTGCGGCCTCATCACTGCTGTCAAACTCTACCCGGCCGGTGCCACCACCAATTCCGCATCTGGTGTGGCCAACTTCGACAACGTCCGCGCTGTTCTGGAAAAAATGGCCGAAATCGGCTGCCCGCTTTGTGTGCACGGCGAAGTCACTGATCCCGCCATCGACATCTTTGATCGCGAAGCGGTGTTCATCGAGCGCGTGCTCGACCCAATCCGCCGCGCCACGCCCGGCCTCAAGGTGGTGATGGAACACATCACCACCTCCCAAGGCGTCGATTATGCACTGGCCGGCGGCCCTGATCTTGGCGCCACGATCACCACCCACCACCTGATGATCAACCGCAACCACATCCTCGTCGGCGGCATCAAGCCGCATTACTATTGCCTGCCCGTGGCCAAACGCGAATCCCATCGCCTGGCGCTGCGCACCGCCGCCACCTCGGGCAATCCCAGCTTCTTCCTCGGCACCGACAGCGCCCCGCATACCGACCCCCTGAAGGAAAACGCCTGCGGCTGTGCGGGCTGTTTTACAGCCACCAACACCATGCCATTGCTGGCGCATGTGTTCGAAGAGGAAAGCGCGCTCGACCACCTCGAAGCCTTCGCCTCCCTCAACGGCCCGGCCTTTTACGGCCTCAAACCCAACGAGGCCAAACTCACCCTAACCAAATCCGACCATCCCACGCGATTCCCCGAGAAGATCCAATCCGACGACGGCCCCGTCACCGTCTTCAACCCCGGCGTCCCCGTTCATTGGAGCGCCGCCTGA